From Paralcaligenes sp. KSB-10:
ATGACCACAACCGGGAAAATCCGCCGCCATGTATTGCGGGCGCGCGAACAGCAACTCAGTTCCGGGCACGGCCAGCCGCACAAAAAATAGGCTGTGCAAACGGTACAATCCAGAAGGCAGCTGGCGCAGGCCGGCGACTTTACGCGCAGCAACCCGACTTATTTGGATATCCGATGGCGATTTACCAATTCGAAGCATTAAGCCCCAGCATCGATGAAGACACCTTTATTTTCGAAAGCGCCGACATTATCGGCGATGTAACGATAGCGGCCGGGGTCAGCATCTGGTCCAATGTGAACATTCGCGGCGATAATGCCCCGATCAGGATAGGATGCAACAGCAATGTGCAGGAAGGCAGCGTGCTGCATGTCGATGGCGGCTGCCCGCTGACGATCCACGACAACGTAACCGTCGGGCATCAGGCCATGCTTCACGGCTGCACCATCAGCGAAGGCTCCCTGGTCGGCATGCAGGCCATCGTGCTTAACAATGCCCATGTAGGCCGCAACTGCCTGATCGGCGCTGGCGCCATCGTGCCCGAGGGCCGCCAGATTCCGGACAACTCCCTGGTTGTAGGCATCGGCAAGGTCGTGCGCGAATTATCGGCCGACGAAATTCGCAACATGCACGAGAAT
This genomic window contains:
- a CDS encoding gamma carbonic anhydrase family protein, yielding MAIYQFEALSPSIDEDTFIFESADIIGDVTIAAGVSIWSNVNIRGDNAPIRIGCNSNVQEGSVLHVDGGCPLTIHDNVTVGHQAMLHGCTISEGSLVGMQAIVLNNAHVGRNCLIGAGAIVPEGRQIPDNSLVVGIGKVVRELSADEIRNMHENTSHYVERGRQYRKSLKRLP